In one Ananas comosus cultivar F153 linkage group 12, ASM154086v1, whole genome shotgun sequence genomic region, the following are encoded:
- the LOC109718702 gene encoding BTB/POZ domain-containing protein At5g03250-like isoform X2 — translation MATMKLGSKAEAFYLEGQTWKCVTELVSDVVVEVGEMSFHLHKFPLLNKSGLLQKMISEFHSGEEKSCILQLHEVPGGAKSFELVTKFCYDVKIELNALNVVCLRCAAEYLRMTEDYAEALETCEDVLPYAEELHIISRCINSLASKACADPGLFGWPVGGKSTSVLWNGIGNNSGDGHKSAGGVDWWYEDISFLSLPLFKRLIQAMEAKAMKPENIAGALMFYARRFLPGLTRNSSFRDGTTARINPTTPVSAPSESDQRVFLEEIVGLLPAKKGVASTKFLLGMLRTAMILHANPLCRENLEKRIGAQLDDASLEDLLIPNLGYSVETLYDIDCMQRIVDHFMMGEQLQTAGGVASPGIVEEEGGPLPLMDPTPSLTPMTMVAKLMDGYLAEVAPDVNLKLPKFQSLAAVIPDYARPLDDGIYRAIDIYLKSHPWLTESEREQLCRLMNCQKLSLEACTHAAQNERLPLRVVVQVLFFEQLRLRTSIASWFFVSDSMDNSHGPHTNLMLHKNNVDGAIQAEITHEQQHKDDSCPPVGVEDMRLRVSELEKECSSMKQEINKLGKTKSSWNIFTRKCGFGVKAQDTVSGK, via the exons atggcgACCATGAAGCTGGGCTCTAAGGCAGAAGCCTTCTATCTGGAAGGCCAGACGTG GAAATGCGTGACTGAGCTCGTAAGCGATGTTGTTGTTGAAGTTGGAGAAATGTCCTTTCATCTCCACAAG TTCCCATTGCTCAACAAAAGTGGGCTTCTTCAAAAGATGATCAGCGAATTCCACAGCGGGGAGGAAAAGAGTTGCATTCTGCAGCTCCATGAAGTTCCTGGCGGCGCCAAGTCCTTTGAGCTGGTGACAAAGTTCTGCTATGACGTGAAGATCGAACTGAACGCCCTTAATGTGGTTTGCTTGCGATGTGCTGCTGAGTATCTTCGCATGACCGAAGATTACGCAGAAG CTCTTGAAACTTGCGAAGATGTTCTCCCCTATGCAGAAGAGCTACATATCATCTCGCGATGCATAAATTCTCTTGCGTCTAAAGCATGCGCAGATCCCGGACTCTTTGGTTGGCCTGTAGGCGGAAAATCAACTTCAGTTCTGTGGAATGGAATAGGTAATAATTCTGGAGACGGTCATAAATCAGCAGGTGGAGTGGACTGGTGGTACGAAGATATTTCTTTCCTAAGCCTACCTTTATTCAAAAGGCTTATCCAGGCCATGGAAGCCAAAGCCATGAAGCCCGAGAATATAGCAGGAGCTCTCATGTTCTATGCAAGAAGGTTCCTTCCGGGCCTGACGAGAAACTCGAGCTTCCGCGATGGCACCACCGCGCGCATAAATCCAACCACACCTGTCTCAGCACCATCTGAAAGCGATCAGAGAGTCTTTCTTGAAGAGATAGTTGGATTACTGCCTGCGAAGAAAGGTGTGGCATCAACCAAGTTCTTACTTGGTATGCTTCGGACTGCGATGATTTTGCACGCAAATCCTTTGTGTAGAGAGAACTTGGAGAAAAGAATAGGTGCGCAGTTGGATGACGCTTCGTTGGAAGATCTGTTGATACCGAACTTGGGCTACTCGGTAGAGACTCTGTATGATATAGATTGCATGCAGAGGATCGTGGACCATTTTATGATGGGGGAGCAATTGCAAACAGCAGGTGGTGTTGCTTCTCCAGGCATAGTGGAAGAGGAGGGTGGGCCTTTACCTTTAATGGACCCAACTCCCTCACTGACTCCTATGACAATGGTTGCCAAACTGATGGATGGTTATCTTGCAGAGGTTGCGCCTGATGTTAATTTGAAGCTCCCCAAGTTTCAGTCCCTCGCGGCAGTTATACCAGATTATGCAAGGCCTCTTGATGATGGCATCTATCGTGCCATCGACATTTACCTTAAG TCGCACCCGTGGCTCACCGAGTCCGAGCGTGAGCAACTCTGCCGACTGATGAACTGCCAGAAGCTATCATTGGAGGCCTGCACACACGCTGCTCAGAACGAGAGGTTGCCCCTCAGAGTGGTGGTCCAAGTCCTCTTCTTCGAGCAGCTCCGCCTCCGGACCTCAATTGCCAGCTGGTTCTTCGTCTCTGACAGCATGGACAACTCGCATGGGCCCCACACCAATCTGATGCTTCACAAGAACAATGTCGACGGAGCAATCCAAGCAGAGATCACTCATGAACAACAACACAAGGATGACAGCTGCCCCCCTGTGGGGGTTGAAGACATGAGGCTGCGAGTTTCGGAGCTTGAGAAGGAGTGTTCGAGTATGAAGCAAGAAATTAATAAGCTTGGGAAGACTAAGAGTTCATGGAACATATTCACTAGGAAGTGTGGTTTCGGGGTAAAGGCGCAAGATACAGTAAGCGGCAAGTGA
- the LOC109718702 gene encoding BTB/POZ domain-containing protein At5g03250-like isoform X1 — MATMKLGSKAEAFYLEGQTWKCVTELVSDVVVEVGEMSFHLHKFPLLNKSGLLQKMISEFHSGEEKSCILQLHEVPGGAKSFELVTKFCYDVKIELNALNVVCLRCAAEYLRMTEDYAEGNLIAQTENFLNEVFGNWKDSIKALETCEDVLPYAEELHIISRCINSLASKACADPGLFGWPVGGKSTSVLWNGIGNNSGDGHKSAGGVDWWYEDISFLSLPLFKRLIQAMEAKAMKPENIAGALMFYARRFLPGLTRNSSFRDGTTARINPTTPVSAPSESDQRVFLEEIVGLLPAKKGVASTKFLLGMLRTAMILHANPLCRENLEKRIGAQLDDASLEDLLIPNLGYSVETLYDIDCMQRIVDHFMMGEQLQTAGGVASPGIVEEEGGPLPLMDPTPSLTPMTMVAKLMDGYLAEVAPDVNLKLPKFQSLAAVIPDYARPLDDGIYRAIDIYLKSHPWLTESEREQLCRLMNCQKLSLEACTHAAQNERLPLRVVVQVLFFEQLRLRTSIASWFFVSDSMDNSHGPHTNLMLHKNNVDGAIQAEITHEQQHKDDSCPPVGVEDMRLRVSELEKECSSMKQEINKLGKTKSSWNIFTRKCGFGVKAQDTVSGK, encoded by the exons atggcgACCATGAAGCTGGGCTCTAAGGCAGAAGCCTTCTATCTGGAAGGCCAGACGTG GAAATGCGTGACTGAGCTCGTAAGCGATGTTGTTGTTGAAGTTGGAGAAATGTCCTTTCATCTCCACAAG TTCCCATTGCTCAACAAAAGTGGGCTTCTTCAAAAGATGATCAGCGAATTCCACAGCGGGGAGGAAAAGAGTTGCATTCTGCAGCTCCATGAAGTTCCTGGCGGCGCCAAGTCCTTTGAGCTGGTGACAAAGTTCTGCTATGACGTGAAGATCGAACTGAACGCCCTTAATGTGGTTTGCTTGCGATGTGCTGCTGAGTATCTTCGCATGACCGAAGATTACGCAGAAGGTAACCTCATAGCGCAAACAGAAAACTTCCTTAATGAAGTATTCGGAAATTGGAAGGACTCGATTAAAGCTCTTGAAACTTGCGAAGATGTTCTCCCCTATGCAGAAGAGCTACATATCATCTCGCGATGCATAAATTCTCTTGCGTCTAAAGCATGCGCAGATCCCGGACTCTTTGGTTGGCCTGTAGGCGGAAAATCAACTTCAGTTCTGTGGAATGGAATAGGTAATAATTCTGGAGACGGTCATAAATCAGCAGGTGGAGTGGACTGGTGGTACGAAGATATTTCTTTCCTAAGCCTACCTTTATTCAAAAGGCTTATCCAGGCCATGGAAGCCAAAGCCATGAAGCCCGAGAATATAGCAGGAGCTCTCATGTTCTATGCAAGAAGGTTCCTTCCGGGCCTGACGAGAAACTCGAGCTTCCGCGATGGCACCACCGCGCGCATAAATCCAACCACACCTGTCTCAGCACCATCTGAAAGCGATCAGAGAGTCTTTCTTGAAGAGATAGTTGGATTACTGCCTGCGAAGAAAGGTGTGGCATCAACCAAGTTCTTACTTGGTATGCTTCGGACTGCGATGATTTTGCACGCAAATCCTTTGTGTAGAGAGAACTTGGAGAAAAGAATAGGTGCGCAGTTGGATGACGCTTCGTTGGAAGATCTGTTGATACCGAACTTGGGCTACTCGGTAGAGACTCTGTATGATATAGATTGCATGCAGAGGATCGTGGACCATTTTATGATGGGGGAGCAATTGCAAACAGCAGGTGGTGTTGCTTCTCCAGGCATAGTGGAAGAGGAGGGTGGGCCTTTACCTTTAATGGACCCAACTCCCTCACTGACTCCTATGACAATGGTTGCCAAACTGATGGATGGTTATCTTGCAGAGGTTGCGCCTGATGTTAATTTGAAGCTCCCCAAGTTTCAGTCCCTCGCGGCAGTTATACCAGATTATGCAAGGCCTCTTGATGATGGCATCTATCGTGCCATCGACATTTACCTTAAG TCGCACCCGTGGCTCACCGAGTCCGAGCGTGAGCAACTCTGCCGACTGATGAACTGCCAGAAGCTATCATTGGAGGCCTGCACACACGCTGCTCAGAACGAGAGGTTGCCCCTCAGAGTGGTGGTCCAAGTCCTCTTCTTCGAGCAGCTCCGCCTCCGGACCTCAATTGCCAGCTGGTTCTTCGTCTCTGACAGCATGGACAACTCGCATGGGCCCCACACCAATCTGATGCTTCACAAGAACAATGTCGACGGAGCAATCCAAGCAGAGATCACTCATGAACAACAACACAAGGATGACAGCTGCCCCCCTGTGGGGGTTGAAGACATGAGGCTGCGAGTTTCGGAGCTTGAGAAGGAGTGTTCGAGTATGAAGCAAGAAATTAATAAGCTTGGGAAGACTAAGAGTTCATGGAACATATTCACTAGGAAGTGTGGTTTCGGGGTAAAGGCGCAAGATACAGTAAGCGGCAAGTGA
- the LOC109718702 gene encoding BTB/POZ domain-containing protein At5g03250-like isoform X3, giving the protein MSFHLHKFPLLNKSGLLQKMISEFHSGEEKSCILQLHEVPGGAKSFELVTKFCYDVKIELNALNVVCLRCAAEYLRMTEDYAEGNLIAQTENFLNEVFGNWKDSIKALETCEDVLPYAEELHIISRCINSLASKACADPGLFGWPVGGKSTSVLWNGIGNNSGDGHKSAGGVDWWYEDISFLSLPLFKRLIQAMEAKAMKPENIAGALMFYARRFLPGLTRNSSFRDGTTARINPTTPVSAPSESDQRVFLEEIVGLLPAKKGVASTKFLLGMLRTAMILHANPLCRENLEKRIGAQLDDASLEDLLIPNLGYSVETLYDIDCMQRIVDHFMMGEQLQTAGGVASPGIVEEEGGPLPLMDPTPSLTPMTMVAKLMDGYLAEVAPDVNLKLPKFQSLAAVIPDYARPLDDGIYRAIDIYLKSHPWLTESEREQLCRLMNCQKLSLEACTHAAQNERLPLRVVVQVLFFEQLRLRTSIASWFFVSDSMDNSHGPHTNLMLHKNNVDGAIQAEITHEQQHKDDSCPPVGVEDMRLRVSELEKECSSMKQEINKLGKTKSSWNIFTRKCGFGVKAQDTVSGK; this is encoded by the exons ATGTCCTTTCATCTCCACAAG TTCCCATTGCTCAACAAAAGTGGGCTTCTTCAAAAGATGATCAGCGAATTCCACAGCGGGGAGGAAAAGAGTTGCATTCTGCAGCTCCATGAAGTTCCTGGCGGCGCCAAGTCCTTTGAGCTGGTGACAAAGTTCTGCTATGACGTGAAGATCGAACTGAACGCCCTTAATGTGGTTTGCTTGCGATGTGCTGCTGAGTATCTTCGCATGACCGAAGATTACGCAGAAGGTAACCTCATAGCGCAAACAGAAAACTTCCTTAATGAAGTATTCGGAAATTGGAAGGACTCGATTAAAGCTCTTGAAACTTGCGAAGATGTTCTCCCCTATGCAGAAGAGCTACATATCATCTCGCGATGCATAAATTCTCTTGCGTCTAAAGCATGCGCAGATCCCGGACTCTTTGGTTGGCCTGTAGGCGGAAAATCAACTTCAGTTCTGTGGAATGGAATAGGTAATAATTCTGGAGACGGTCATAAATCAGCAGGTGGAGTGGACTGGTGGTACGAAGATATTTCTTTCCTAAGCCTACCTTTATTCAAAAGGCTTATCCAGGCCATGGAAGCCAAAGCCATGAAGCCCGAGAATATAGCAGGAGCTCTCATGTTCTATGCAAGAAGGTTCCTTCCGGGCCTGACGAGAAACTCGAGCTTCCGCGATGGCACCACCGCGCGCATAAATCCAACCACACCTGTCTCAGCACCATCTGAAAGCGATCAGAGAGTCTTTCTTGAAGAGATAGTTGGATTACTGCCTGCGAAGAAAGGTGTGGCATCAACCAAGTTCTTACTTGGTATGCTTCGGACTGCGATGATTTTGCACGCAAATCCTTTGTGTAGAGAGAACTTGGAGAAAAGAATAGGTGCGCAGTTGGATGACGCTTCGTTGGAAGATCTGTTGATACCGAACTTGGGCTACTCGGTAGAGACTCTGTATGATATAGATTGCATGCAGAGGATCGTGGACCATTTTATGATGGGGGAGCAATTGCAAACAGCAGGTGGTGTTGCTTCTCCAGGCATAGTGGAAGAGGAGGGTGGGCCTTTACCTTTAATGGACCCAACTCCCTCACTGACTCCTATGACAATGGTTGCCAAACTGATGGATGGTTATCTTGCAGAGGTTGCGCCTGATGTTAATTTGAAGCTCCCCAAGTTTCAGTCCCTCGCGGCAGTTATACCAGATTATGCAAGGCCTCTTGATGATGGCATCTATCGTGCCATCGACATTTACCTTAAG TCGCACCCGTGGCTCACCGAGTCCGAGCGTGAGCAACTCTGCCGACTGATGAACTGCCAGAAGCTATCATTGGAGGCCTGCACACACGCTGCTCAGAACGAGAGGTTGCCCCTCAGAGTGGTGGTCCAAGTCCTCTTCTTCGAGCAGCTCCGCCTCCGGACCTCAATTGCCAGCTGGTTCTTCGTCTCTGACAGCATGGACAACTCGCATGGGCCCCACACCAATCTGATGCTTCACAAGAACAATGTCGACGGAGCAATCCAAGCAGAGATCACTCATGAACAACAACACAAGGATGACAGCTGCCCCCCTGTGGGGGTTGAAGACATGAGGCTGCGAGTTTCGGAGCTTGAGAAGGAGTGTTCGAGTATGAAGCAAGAAATTAATAAGCTTGGGAAGACTAAGAGTTCATGGAACATATTCACTAGGAAGTGTGGTTTCGGGGTAAAGGCGCAAGATACAGTAAGCGGCAAGTGA